Proteins from a genomic interval of Sulfurimonas sp.:
- a CDS encoding type II toxin-antitoxin system PemK/MazF family toxin, whose protein sequence is MVKEYIPKKGDLVILTFDPSAGHEQQGRRPALIISNEVFNKHVGLAIACPITNTDRNFPFHVKVESDNLTGFIMTEQVKSIDYNVRKVKFVERVSDEVMVKVLGMLESVVF, encoded by the coding sequence ATGGTAAAAGAGTATATTCCAAAAAAAGGTGACTTAGTCATACTTACCTTTGACCCCTCAGCCGGACATGAGCAACAAGGCAGAAGACCCGCTCTTATCATCTCAAATGAAGTGTTTAACAAACATGTAGGATTGGCAATAGCTTGTCCAATAACTAACACCGATAGAAATTTCCCTTTTCATGTAAAAGTAGAAAGTGACAATTTAACAGGTTTTATAATGACTGAACAGGTAAAATCCATAGACTACAATGTTAGAAAAGTTAAATTTGTCGAGAGAGTCAGCGATGAGGTAATGGTAAAAGTTTTGGGGATGCTAGAGAGTGTTGTGTTTTGA
- a CDS encoding AbrB/MazE/SpoVT family DNA-binding domain-containing protein, whose translation MTAVISKWGNSQGLRVPKDVMKTLHLSVGDEVNIFVQNNKAIIEPVKKEKIKYDINELVAKIPKDYQAKEEFISSVGIEEW comes from the coding sequence ATGACTGCTGTTATCTCAAAATGGGGAAATTCACAGGGGCTTAGAGTTCCAAAAGATGTTATGAAAACTTTGCATTTATCGGTCGGTGATGAAGTTAATATATTTGTGCAAAACAATAAAGCGATAATCGAGCCTGTAAAAAAAGAAAAAATAAAATATGACATCAATGAGCTTGTCGCAAAAATTCCAAAAGATTATCAAGCAAAAGAAGAGTTTATTTCATCAGTCGGAATAGAAGAATGGTAA
- a CDS encoding type II toxin-antitoxin system VapC family toxin, which yields MALLIDTCIIIDYLRDSSKVDLSKKEILINPIVELEILQGVRNKKEQKDALRFMEQFQHIEYTSECFDLAKILLLRYSLSHSLKIPDALIAASCLIYDLELWTYNIKDFAYIEGMKIYQQGNDDDK from the coding sequence ATGGCATTGCTCATCGATACTTGTATTATCATAGATTATCTACGAGACAGTAGCAAGGTTGATTTATCGAAAAAGGAGATTTTGATAAATCCAATCGTAGAGCTTGAAATTTTACAAGGTGTTAGAAATAAAAAAGAGCAAAAAGATGCACTCCGCTTTATGGAACAATTCCAACACATAGAGTACACTTCAGAGTGTTTTGACCTTGCCAAAATACTACTGCTTCGCTACTCGCTATCACATTCACTAAAAATCCCCGATGCACTCATCGCCGCTTCATGTTTGATTTATGATTTAGAGTTATGGACATACAACATCAAAGATTTCGCTTATATCGAGGGGATGAAAATTTATCAACAAGGGAATGATGATGACAAATGA